In bacterium, the genomic stretch AGTCGCGTTTAGCGTCTACCTACGGCGGTGGATTGGCTATCACGCTTGGCGCCTCCTCCACTTCACCAGTTTTGCCATCTATCTGCTGGTGACCGCGCATGCCCTCGGCGCCGGGACGGATAGCCGGACGCCGCTTGCCGTGGCCATCTATGGATCGGGAAGTCTAGTGATTTGCTTCATGACGGCGCACCGGATCACGGTCTCCACCCGGGTGCCTCGCCCCGTTCATGGATAACAGCGGCCACACCCCCGTCACGATGCTCCTCCTCATTGAAGACGACGAGAGCATCGCTGAGCCGCTCGTTTTCGGGCTGCGGGGCGAAGGATTTGAGGTGCAGCATGCCCTAACCGGCAGACAGGGGCTTCAGCTCGCCCGCAGCGCTCATCCCGATATTGTCTTACTGGATGTGATGTTGCCGGACGTGGATGGGTTCACCGTATGTCGGACCCTTCGGAAAGAATCGTCAGTTCCCATTCTCATGCTGACCGCTCGGGGCCAGGAACTGGAACGGGTCATGGGCCTCGAGGTCGGTGCCGACGACTATCTCGTCAAGCCGTTCAGCTTCCGCGAGCTCGTTTCCAGAATACGAGCGATGCTGCGGCGCCGCGCGCTAGATCGCGGCGAGGCGCCGGCGGCGGAGCGGCTCACGGTCGGTGAGATCGCCTTGGAGCGTATGGCCCGTCGTGTGTGGCGGGCCGGGCGCCCCGTCGACCTTCGCCCGCGGGAGTTCGACCTGCTGAGGACCCTACTCGAACACGCCGGCGAGGCGCTCTCACGCGAGGAGCTGCTTACCCGTGTGTGGGGACCCGAGTGGGTCGGAGATCCCAGAACGTTGGACGTACATATCCACTGGTTGCGGGAGAAATTGGAAGACGATCCGTCACGGCCTCGCCTGATCGAAACCGTCCGCGGCCACGGATACCGACTCATGGAACCTCCCGGGCCCACAGCCGATGCTTCGTAGCTTACACGCCCACCTGCTTGTCACCTATCTCGCGCTCGCGATCCTCGGGCTGGGCGGACTTACTCTGTGGACCGGGCAGCGTCTGCAGGCGATCCGTCTCGAGCAGGTCGAGCAGAATCTCGCCCTGCAGGCTGATCTAATCGCGGGAGCGTTCCGAGAGCCCCTTGAGCGTCTCCACGGAGGCGAACAGACGGAACGGGCTCCGCTCACAAATCTGGCCCAATTATACGCGCAGAGAACCGGCGGACGGGTCATCGTGCTGGATCCCCAATTACGGGTCCTGACGAGTTCTGACGATCGAGCCGCTGGGTGGACCCTCACGGGTCGACCGGAACTCCTTGCGGCCCAGCGGGGGCGGGACGTGTTCGACGTTCGCCGAGACGACGGCGGCGGAGCCGAACGTCTCTTCGTTGCCGCCGTAGTCAGGCATGAAGGCAATCGGTCCCCCCTCGCCTTTGTGCAGTTCTCCGTGCCCGCGGCCGGGATCTATACGGAGCTACGCCGGACCTGGCTGGGGCTGCTCATTTCCGGCGGCGTCGTGCTGCTGGCGACGGTGGTGGCAAGCATGTTGCTGGCCCGCCGGATCGCCGCTCCCATCCGCAGCCTGACCGGGGTTACCGAGGCCATGGCGGCCGGCGACCTCGCGCATCAGGTCACGCCGGCGGGCCCCGAGGAGGTTGAGCGGCTGGGGCGGGCGTTCAATCTGATGGCTGAGCGCGTCCGGGAAACCCTCACTCACCAGAAGGCGTTCGTCGCGCACGCGGCCCATGAGCTGCGCTCTCCGCTCACGAGCCTGCGCCTGCGCCTGGAACTGCTGCAGACCCCGCAGCACGGGCACGACGCGGTGACCCGCCGCTACCTCGTCGAAATGGCGCAACAGGTCGCCTCCATGCAGCACCTCATGGATCACCTGCTCGCGCTGTCGGCGCTCGACGAGGCCCAACGCCCGCCCCGGACCTCTCTGGATCTGGCGCCTATCCTCTATGAGCTCGCCGACGAGATGGGCCCGCTCGCCCGCGCCGCCGGTCTCGACCTGGCGGCGGAGGTCCCTCCGCACCTGCCCCCGGTGCATGCGAACGCCGAGCAGATGCGCATCGTCGTCCGCAATCTCCTCGACAACGCGATCAAGTATACGCCCGCGCCGGGGCGCGTGTCCCTCGCCGCCGAGCCGGCCGGAAACGCGGTCCGCATCCGCGTCGCGGACACCGGCGTCGGCATCCCCCGCGAGGAGCTCCCGCTCGTCTTCGACCGCTTCTACCGCGTGGAGGGCGGCAGCCTCAAGCGACCCGGCGGATCCGGGTTGGGCCTCGCGCTGGTGCAGGGGATCGTCGCGGCCCACGGAGGAACAATCCAGATCGAGAGCGAGCCGGGACAGGGAACGACCTGCACCGTCCGTTTGCCCCAGCGAGCTGCCTACACCATGATGGAGCCCCTGGAGGTGACACCACCGTGAGCGTCGAGCGCGCCCCCCGGAAAATCACCAGCGTGTTTCTTCGAGGGACAGGATTGCCGACGTTCCTGTAGCATTCTTCAATGGTACCCTGCGCCGACTAACCGATCTTCCGCGGAGCGCTCATATGGCGCGGCCGCGTTCCGAGTCGTCGACGTTCTTGCCGGGACGTCGGGGGAGATCGAGGCGGAGTGCGCACCCAAGATCGGCCCCCAGTGTTACACATAATCATCCTTCCTGAACCATTGCCGGAGGCGCGCCGGCACCCAATTGGAGTTCGAATGTCGCCCACCCACGATGAGGAGTAAGAACCCGGTCAGGGCACCGAGAAGACACAACATCGGCAATACTATGAGAGCCGCCAATTCCCACCCAAACCTCAGCATTGTTTCCATATTCATATCACCATAGCCCACGGGAGGATCTGAGACTATCGGGTTGAGACCTGATACTTCATGATATGGGTTGAGGATGAGCCGAAGGAGGAAGGGGGCTACGAGGTGTTGTCGCGCGCTTCACCATCGCCGCGGGAGATCCTACGGAGGAAATTGCCACAACCGAGGCCGACGGGCTGCGAATGACGGCGGTGAACCACTGCGCTGGTAGAATCAATCCGAACGGGCCAGCCCATAGGGCTTGCCTACCCGCTCTGGCCGGGCAATCCGAGGTGAGATGTACGGGAGTCCGAAAGCTACCGGTCCAGGCTCGGCCCGCCGGTGCCGGCTCCAACCTATGCGAGAACAGGAGGCACTCACATTGCCACGAAGGAACTCCCGAGCGCGCAACCACGCCCGATGAACGGGGATGAGCACGTAAAGCGCCCGCGCTTCCGACTTGAGGCGCGCCTTGAGTGGTAGCGGACTGGTTCTGAGGTGACTACCAGAGCCCCACGTAGGGGCATTCTCTCTCCAAAAGAGAGGGCAGTTGACCCTATGGGACCGGATGACCTCGCAGGGCGTCAGTGGAGATGAGCGACCGGGGACGACAGCCAAGCGTAGATACCGAGTCCGATCACTGCGGCCGCAACCGCCGCCCCCGCCGTTAGCGCTCGCCGCCTGCCCTTCCACCCCGGCGCGCCGCCGCGATCTAAGATCGGGACGGCGAGCAACCACAAGAAGACCGTCACCACCCCCCACAGCCCCGCCAGGCCAAACAAAGTTTCCAGGCCATACGCGGGCAGGAACAGCCATGGGGGTTTAGTCACCTCGATCCCGGGGACCGGAGCGGGCCCCTGCCCGGGTGGTAAAATCAGCGCGAGCGCCAGCGCAAGGCCGAGCATGAGACAGCCGTACCCGGCGGCTCCTTTAAGGTGGTGGGCGAATGTGTACCGCGACTGCGGCGATTCCGGATGAGCCAGGTGCGGGGAGAACCCGTGCTGTCGGACCAAGTAGAGGTGCCCAGAAAGCAGGATGAAGAGCACAAGCGGCAGCAGGCTGACATGCGCCATATACAGCCGGGTCAGCAGCGGCACGTGACTCGAAAACGCGGGCGAGAACCAGCCGCCGAACACCCCCAACAGGCGGGCGAACGCCACGTTGTGCGCCAGGGCCTCGATCGCTCCCTGGTCCCAGCGCAGCACGGTCCCGGTGAAGAAAAAGGCCAGCAACGTGGCCAGCAGCGCGACGCCCACGACCCAGTTGGCCTCGCGTGGAAATCGGTAGGCGCCCGTCACATAGACACGTATCAGGTGAAGGAGGAGCACCACCACGGTCAGATGGGCGGCCCAGACGTGGATCCCTCGGATCACCTCTCCGCCCCGCACCTGGGTCATGACGAAGCGGATACTAGCGTTCGCGACGCCGGGGTCCGGAGCATAGAATTGGCCCAGGAGGACGCCCGTGACGACAAGGATCACTAACCCCGCGAGCGTAATCGCCCCCAACAAATACGGGAGCGTGTTGGCGTAGGCCGGGACCTCGTACAGGAAGTTGTGGAGGACGAGCCGGGCGTCTACCGCAACCCACACCCGTTTCCAACGAGACGCGGGCGTCATCCCCGGATGATGAACCATCCGACAGCCACCAGCACCGCGGCTCCCGCCAACAGGGCATACGTCGTCGGTGTGCCGGCAAAGCGCGGTTGAACCGGCATGAGGAGCGCCATATCGACTCCGCCGGGCTCCGCGCCCGCCGGACGCAGGGCATCGATGAGTTGAGGGACTGCGGCGGCGGAATCCTGC encodes the following:
- a CDS encoding response regulator transcription factor, whose product is MDNSGHTPVTMLLLIEDDESIAEPLVFGLRGEGFEVQHALTGRQGLQLARSAHPDIVLLDVMLPDVDGFTVCRTLRKESSVPILMLTARGQELERVMGLEVGADDYLVKPFSFRELVSRIRAMLRRRALDRGEAPAAERLTVGEIALERMARRVWRAGRPVDLRPREFDLLRTLLEHAGEALSREELLTRVWGPEWVGDPRTLDVHIHWLREKLEDDPSRPRLIETVRGHGYRLMEPPGPTADAS
- a CDS encoding HAMP domain-containing sensor histidine kinase; translation: MLRSLHAHLLVTYLALAILGLGGLTLWTGQRLQAIRLEQVEQNLALQADLIAGAFREPLERLHGGEQTERAPLTNLAQLYAQRTGGRVIVLDPQLRVLTSSDDRAAGWTLTGRPELLAAQRGRDVFDVRRDDGGGAERLFVAAVVRHEGNRSPLAFVQFSVPAAGIYTELRRTWLGLLISGGVVLLATVVASMLLARRIAAPIRSLTGVTEAMAAGDLAHQVTPAGPEEVERLGRAFNLMAERVRETLTHQKAFVAHAAHELRSPLTSLRLRLELLQTPQHGHDAVTRRYLVEMAQQVASMQHLMDHLLALSALDEAQRPPRTSLDLAPILYELADEMGPLARAAGLDLAAEVPPHLPPVHANAEQMRIVVRNLLDNAIKYTPAPGRVSLAAEPAGNAVRIRVADTGVGIPREELPLVFDRFYRVEGGSLKRPGGSGLGLALVQGIVAAHGGTIQIESEPGQGTTCTVRLPQRAAYTMMEPLEVTPP
- a CDS encoding cytochrome b N-terminal domain-containing protein: MWVAVDARLVLHNFLYEVPAYANTLPYLLGAITLAGLVILVVTGVLLGQFYAPDPGVANASIRFVMTQVRGGEVIRGIHVWAAHLTVVVLLLHLIRVYVTGAYRFPREANWVVGVALLATLLAFFFTGTVLRWDQGAIEALAHNVAFARLLGVFGGWFSPAFSSHVPLLTRLYMAHVSLLPLVLFILLSGHLYLVRQHGFSPHLAHPESPQSRYTFAHHLKGAAGYGCLMLGLALALALILPPGQGPAPVPGIEVTKPPWLFLPAYGLETLFGLAGLWGVVTVFLWLLAVPILDRGGAPGWKGRRRALTAGAAVAAAVIGLGIYAWLSSPVAHLH